A stretch of Pseudoliparis swirei isolate HS2019 ecotype Mariana Trench chromosome 14, NWPU_hadal_v1, whole genome shotgun sequence DNA encodes these proteins:
- the hsf2bp gene encoding heat shock factor 2-binding protein isoform X2: protein MAASLGGKLPALSHDSKRKARKQGGFVRVRKSDLEKLTTEVMQLRDFLPRVLNGDLIHMLHTARAAHTVKEQHAQEQDQLHQECLHLQSRLDAAQSECQKEREEKLLLREQLWQSAADMQQQANFCAGLGSAAGGLLWSCSANEDTVSRWLADGKLQSFLLVASQTLESFVMSLDEELKTQTEDYNSHEHQFVLAVAGTITNVAAVACGRDFLSFSAHVLLDTLMRLLELLTPGVFPKLKVLMLMALYNVSISVKGLKCISENPGLLALIRTLLDDGDWEVCLHSLRLLQSVLLEEEVLLLLGSSLLDPDLQAQISRLTSSRQPSLRLAAQQTLEDLLALQQVPQGPQSV from the exons ATGGCAGCGTCTTTAGGCGGGAAGCTGCCGGCTCTGAGTCACGACTCAAAGAGGAAGGCACGGAAACAG GGCGGGTTTGTCCGTGTGAGGAAGAGTGATCTGGAGAAGctgaccacagaggtcatgcAGCTCAGGGACTTCCTGCCCAGAGTCCTGAACGGAGACCTGATCCACATGCTGCACACAGCCAGAGCTGCTCACACAG tgaaggAGCAGCATGCTCAGGAACAGGATCAGTTGCATCAGGAGTGTCTTCACCTCCAGTCCAGACTGGATGCAGCGCAGAGCGAgtgtcagaaagagagagag gagaagctgctgctgcgggAGCAGCTGTGGCAGAGTGCAGCAGACATGCAGCAGCAGGCGAACTTCTGCGCTGGTCTGGGATCAGCGGCCGGAGGTCTGCTGTGGAGCTGCTCGGCCAATGAGGACACAGTGTCACGCTGGCTGGCTGAC gggaaGCTGCAGTCCTTCCTGCTCGTAGCCTCTCAGACTCTGGAGAGCTTCGTCATGTCTCTGGATGAGGAGCTGAAGACTCAGACTGAGGACTACAACTCCCATGAGCACCAGTTTGTTCTGGCTGTGGCTGGAACCATCACCA ACGTCGCAGCGGTGGCCTGTGGGCGGGACTTCCTGTCCTTCTCGGCCCACGTCCTGCTGGACACGCTGATGAGGCTTTTGGAGCTGCTGACGCCCGGCGTCTTCCCCAAGCTGAAGGT GTTGATGCTGATGGCTCTGTACAACGTCAGCATCAGTGTTAAAGGACTCAAGTGCATCAGTGAGAACCCGGGACTCCTGGCTCTCATCCGGACTCTGCTGGACG ATGGAGACTGGGAGGTGTGTCTCCACTCTCTGCGTCTCCTGCAGTCGGtgttgttggaggaggaggtgctgctccTGCTGGGCTCTTCTCTGCTAGATCCAGACCTGCAGGCTCAGATCAGCCGGCTCACCTCCAGCAGGCAGCCCAGCCTGAGACTGGCAGCCCAGCAGACCCTGGAGGACCTGCTGGCCCTCCAACAGGTGCCCCAG GGTCCACAGAGTGTCTGA
- the hsf2bp gene encoding heat shock factor 2-binding protein isoform X1 — protein sequence MAASLGGKLPALSHDSKRKARKQGGFVRVRKSDLEKLTTEVMQLRDFLPRVLNGDLIHMLHTARAAHTVKEQHAQEQDQLHQECLHLQSRLDAAQSECQKEREEKLLLREQLWQSAADMQQQANFCAGLGSAAGGLLWSCSANEDTVSRWLADGKLQSFLLVASQTLESFVMSLDEELKTQTEDYNSHEHQFVLAVAGTITNVAAVACGRDFLSFSAHVLLDTLMRLLELLTPGVFPKLKVWRLGGVSPLSASPAVGVVGGGGAAPAGLFSARSRPAGSDQPAHLQQAAQPETGSPADPGGPAGPPTGAPGSTECLIHVAVQLCSSSSTRLLLLLLLLLLLLLLLLLLLLLLT from the exons ATGGCAGCGTCTTTAGGCGGGAAGCTGCCGGCTCTGAGTCACGACTCAAAGAGGAAGGCACGGAAACAG GGCGGGTTTGTCCGTGTGAGGAAGAGTGATCTGGAGAAGctgaccacagaggtcatgcAGCTCAGGGACTTCCTGCCCAGAGTCCTGAACGGAGACCTGATCCACATGCTGCACACAGCCAGAGCTGCTCACACAG tgaaggAGCAGCATGCTCAGGAACAGGATCAGTTGCATCAGGAGTGTCTTCACCTCCAGTCCAGACTGGATGCAGCGCAGAGCGAgtgtcagaaagagagagag gagaagctgctgctgcgggAGCAGCTGTGGCAGAGTGCAGCAGACATGCAGCAGCAGGCGAACTTCTGCGCTGGTCTGGGATCAGCGGCCGGAGGTCTGCTGTGGAGCTGCTCGGCCAATGAGGACACAGTGTCACGCTGGCTGGCTGAC gggaaGCTGCAGTCCTTCCTGCTCGTAGCCTCTCAGACTCTGGAGAGCTTCGTCATGTCTCTGGATGAGGAGCTGAAGACTCAGACTGAGGACTACAACTCCCATGAGCACCAGTTTGTTCTGGCTGTGGCTGGAACCATCACCA ACGTCGCAGCGGTGGCCTGTGGGCGGGACTTCCTGTCCTTCTCGGCCCACGTCCTGCTGGACACGCTGATGAGGCTTTTGGAGCTGCTGACGCCCGGCGTCTTCCCCAAGCTGAAGGT ATGGAGACTGGGAGGTGTGTCTCCACTCTCTGCGTCTCCTGCAGTCGGtgttgttggaggaggaggtgctgctccTGCTGGGCTCTTCTCTGCTAGATCCAGACCTGCAGGCTCAGATCAGCCGGCTCACCTCCAGCAGGCAGCCCAGCCTGAGACTGGCAGCCCAGCAGACCCTGGAGGACCTGCTGGCCCTCCAACAGGTGCCCCAG GGTCCACAGAGTGTCTGATCCATGTTGCCGTACAGCTGTGCTCATCGAGTTCAacacgtttgttgttgttgctgttgttgctgttgttgctgttgttgctgttgttgctgctgttgctgcttctGACTTAA
- the LOC130204217 gene encoding uncharacterized protein LOC130204217 produces MRGTARSQVVTSGRLTGVRGTLCRRRGTRDPGPAGPEPAYSLYSTSTDPEEQVSSRHEGLDRCAALLTGILQADKADRHRPVKGGPARPRRPLRKEEPRNTQMDQSPVQPGPGTTTFIHPPEKPTSIHPPEKPTSIHPPEKPTSIHPPEKPTSIHPPEKLTSIHPPEKPTSIHPPERHTSIHPPEKHTSIHPPKKHTSIHPPKKHTSIHPPKKHTSIHPPKKHTSIHPPEKHTSIHPPKKHTSIHPPEKHTSIHPPEKPTSIHPPEKPTSIHPPEKPTSIHPPEKHTSIHPPEKPTSIHPPEKPTSIHPPENPTSIHPPEKTTSIHPPERHTSIPPGKPTSIHPPEKPTSIHPPEKHTSIHPPQKHTSIHPPEKHTSIHPPGKHTSIHQPEKHTSIQPPEKPTSIHPPEKPTSIHPPEKPTSIHPPKKHTSIQPPEKHTSIHPPEKHTSIHPPGKHTSIHPPEKPTSIHPPEKPTSIHPPEKPTSIHPPEKPTSIHPPEKHTSISPIRPQTSITPGRPQTSIPPPQTSISPIRPQTSIHPPEKPTSISPVRPQSSFSHTCCRCDEGEGFAPRKDVQSSGGRRCSLKNMQPGEVEEVPQNLHSRKETDRTVKTVQPLLGELKALIAGQGSVAERLLSHLEQTVSSTLRGPGSNIWTEPQPPHSHNQLCRRVRILNQQKGRADTHQNLEMLCYSEVLTLQKQLSTAQSRLQDLQEDHAGLQRVLQDREAENALIQSDLEATRRRLLVSEREKSELASLAQQRLEDLGALNRVLQGPDSPSQPAVVNQHRPDPAEPPSDRITQFLMSLGQLQCVEPQDPHVRPGDQNAVDQYAVDQYAVDQYAVDQNAGDQTPHLDPSHGLRSCVKERWDLDSVWSDWSARSGSTCDTRAEAVFRDGLAALDASIAGLQRTIQLDLGGSGWRP; encoded by the exons GTCTCTTCTCGCCATGAGGGTCTGGACCGGTGTGCTGCCTTGCTCACTGGCATCCTGCAGGCTGACAAGGCAG ACCGCCACAGACCAGTGAAGGGAGGACCAGCTAGACCACGTAGACCCCTCAGGAAGGAAGAACCCAGAAACACACAGATGG ACCAGAGTCCAGTCCAACCTGGACCAGGCACCACCACCTTCATCCATCCACCGGAGAAAccaacctccatccatccacctgagaaaccaacctccatccatccacctgagaaaccaacctccatccatccacctgagaaaccaacctccatccatccacctgagaaactaacctccatccatccacctgagaaaccaacctccatccatccacctgagagacatacctccatccatccacctgagaaacatacctccatccatccacctaagAAAcatacctccatccatccacctaagAAAcatacctccatccatccacctaagAAAcatacctccatccatccacctaagAAAcatacctccatccatccacctgagaaacatacctccatccatccacctaagAAAcatacctccatccatccacctgagaaacatacctccatccatccacctgagaaaccgacctccatccatccacctgagaaaccgacctccatccatccacctgagaaaccgacctccatccatccacctgagaaacatacctccatccatccacctgagaaaccgacctccatccatccacctgagaaaccgacctccatccatccacctgagaacccgacctccatccatccacctgagaaaacaacctccatccatccacctgagagacatacctccatc ccacctgggAAAccgacctccatccatccacctgagaaaccaacctccatccatccacctgagaaacatacctccatccatccacctcagAAAcatacctccatccatccacctgagaaacatacctccatccatccacctgggAAACATACCTCCATCCATCAACCTGAGAAACATACCTCCATCCAGCCACCTGAGAAAccaacctccatccatccacctgagaaaccaacctccatccatccacctgagaaaccaacctccatccatccacctaagAAACATACCTCCATCCAACCACCTGAGAAAcatacctccatccatccacctgagaaacatacctccatccatccacctgggAAAcatacctccatccatccacctgagaaaccaacctccatccatccacctgagaaaccaacctccatccatccacctgagaaaccaacctccatccatccacctgagaaaccgacctccatccatccacctgagaAACATACCTCCATCTCACCTATCCGTCCCCAGACCTCCATTACACCTGGCCGTCCCCAGACCTCGATCCCTCCACCCCAGACCTCCATCTCACCTATCCGTCCCcagacctccatccatccacctgagaAACCCACCTCCATCTCACCTGTCCGTCCCCAGTCCTCCTTCTCACACACCTGCTGTAGGTGTGATGAAGGGGAGGGGTTTGCCCCTAGGAAAGACGTCCAGAGCTCAGGAGGGCGGAGGTGTTCCTTGAAGAACATGCAgcctggagaggtggaggaagtcCCTCAGAACCTTCAcagcaggaaggagacggaCAGGACGGTGAAGACAGTTCAGCCTCTGCTTGGAGAACTCAAGGCTCTGATTGCTGGACAAG gcagtgTAGCAGAGCGGCTGCTCAGTCATCTGGAGCAGACGGTGTCTTCAACACTGAGAGGGCCTGGTTCAAACATCTGGACTGAACCACAACCACCTCACAGCCACAACCAGCTCTGCAG gcGTGTGAGGATTCTTAACCAGCAGAAGGGGAGAGCAGACACACATCAGAACCTGGAGATGCTCTGTTACTCAgaag tgttgaCTCTGCAGAAGCAGCTCAGCACCGCTCAGTCCCGGCTGCAGGACCTCCAGGAGGACCACGCAGGACTACAGAGAGTCCTGCAGGACAGGGAGGCAGAGAATGCTCTCATCCAATCAG acttgGAGGCCACGAGAAGAAGGTTACTGGTCAGTGAGCGAGAGAAAAGTGAGTTGGCTTCACTCGCCCAGCAACGACTGGAAGACCTAGGAGCcctgaacag ggtCCTTCAGGGTCCTGATTCACCCAGTCAGCCTGCAGTTGTAAACCAGCACAGACCAGATCCAGCAGAGCCCCCCAGTGACCGCATCACCCAGTTCCTGATGTCTCTGGGTCAGCTGCAGTGTGTGGAGCCACAAGACCCCCACGTCAGACCTGGAGACCAGAACGCTGTAGACCAGTACGCTGTAGACCAGTACGCTGTAGACCAGTACGCTGTAGACCAGAACGCTGGAGACCAGACCCCTCACCTGGACCCGTCACATGGTTTACGGTCATGTGTGAAGGAGCGCTGGGACCTGGACTCGGTGTGGTCCGATTGGAGCGCCAGGTCGGGGTCCACATGCGACACCAGAGCTGAGGCGGTCTTCAGAGACGGTCTGGCAGCGCTGGACGCCAGCATCGCCGGTCTGCAGAGGACCATCCAACTGGACCTGGGGGGGTCTGGATGGAGACCATGA
- the LOC130204219 gene encoding ankyrin repeat domain-containing protein 10-like, whose translation MLRDADWTRSCSRAGSRFPVHRACREGDVGALVSLVQQLSNPEHLTAEDSSYGWSPLHWAAHCGQLDCVVVLVQMGCEVNSGTSRFNQTATHTAAFGGHPACEAWLTGAGADANRQDVVGEAPLHKAARAGSLECIRVLLLAGASAQLRNASGQTAADLAHAHGFLDCFSFISRTSKLQLGGLPCGRKRLLTPVDQVHLKKARGADSKTASPREPLSLSPPDRCLLCQMWSCRPLEERSWRA comes from the exons ATGTTGAG GGACGCGGACTGGACGAGGAGCTGTTCACGGGCCGGTTCCCGGTTCCCCGTGCACCGCGCATGTCGGGAGGGAGACGTCGGGGcgctggtctctctggtccagCAGCTCTCGAACCCGGAACACCTGACGGCGGAGGACTCGAGCTACGGATGGAGCCCCTTACACTGGGCTGCTCACTGCGGACAG CTGGACTgcgtggtggttctggtgcagATGGGTTGCGAGGTGAACTCCGGGACGAGCCGCTTCAACCAGACGGCGACGCACACGGCGGCGTTCGGGGGACATCCGGCCTGCGAGGCCTGGCTCACCGGGGCGGGCGCCGACGCCAACCGCCAG GACGTGGTGGGCGAGGCGCCCCTCCACAAGGCGGCCCGTGCAGGGAGCCTGGAGTGCATCCGGGTCCTGCTGCTGGCGGGAGCTTCAGCTCA gctcaGGAACGCCAGCGGGCAGACGGCGGCGGACCTGGCCCACGCCCACGGCTTCCTGGACTGCTTCAGCTTCATCTCCAGAACCAGCAAGCTGCAGCTCGGCGGCCTCCCGTGTGGCAGGAAGAGGCTGCTGACCCCCGTGGACCAGGTCCACCTGAAGAAAGCCCGGGGGGCCGACAGTAAGACCGCCTCCCCCCGTGAGCCCCTGTCCCTGAGCCCCCCTGACAGATGTCTCCTGTGCCAGATGTGGAGCTGCAGgccgctggaggagaggagctggagagcaTGA
- the hsf2bp gene encoding heat shock factor 2-binding protein isoform X3, which yields MAASLGGKLPALSHDSKRKARKQGGFVRVRKSDLEKLTTEVMQLRDFLPRVLNGDLIHMLHTARAAHTVKEQHAQEQDQLHQECLHLQSRLDAAQSECQKEREEKLLLREQLWQSAADMQQQANFCAGLGSAAGGLLWSCSANEDTVSRWLADGKLQSFLLVASQTLESFVMSLDEELKTQTEDYNSHEHQFVLAVAGTITNVAAVACGRDFLSFSAHVLLDTLMRLLELLTPGVFPKLKVVHRVSDPCCRTAVLIEFNTFVVVAVVAVVAVVAVVAAVAASDLM from the exons ATGGCAGCGTCTTTAGGCGGGAAGCTGCCGGCTCTGAGTCACGACTCAAAGAGGAAGGCACGGAAACAG GGCGGGTTTGTCCGTGTGAGGAAGAGTGATCTGGAGAAGctgaccacagaggtcatgcAGCTCAGGGACTTCCTGCCCAGAGTCCTGAACGGAGACCTGATCCACATGCTGCACACAGCCAGAGCTGCTCACACAG tgaaggAGCAGCATGCTCAGGAACAGGATCAGTTGCATCAGGAGTGTCTTCACCTCCAGTCCAGACTGGATGCAGCGCAGAGCGAgtgtcagaaagagagagag gagaagctgctgctgcgggAGCAGCTGTGGCAGAGTGCAGCAGACATGCAGCAGCAGGCGAACTTCTGCGCTGGTCTGGGATCAGCGGCCGGAGGTCTGCTGTGGAGCTGCTCGGCCAATGAGGACACAGTGTCACGCTGGCTGGCTGAC gggaaGCTGCAGTCCTTCCTGCTCGTAGCCTCTCAGACTCTGGAGAGCTTCGTCATGTCTCTGGATGAGGAGCTGAAGACTCAGACTGAGGACTACAACTCCCATGAGCACCAGTTTGTTCTGGCTGTGGCTGGAACCATCACCA ACGTCGCAGCGGTGGCCTGTGGGCGGGACTTCCTGTCCTTCTCGGCCCACGTCCTGCTGGACACGCTGATGAGGCTTTTGGAGCTGCTGACGCCCGGCGTCTTCCCCAAGCTGAAGGT GGTCCACAGAGTGTCTGATCCATGTTGCCGTACAGCTGTGCTCATCGAGTTCAacacgtttgttgttgttgctgttgttgctgttgttgctgttgttgctgttgttgctgctgttgctgcttctGACTTAATGTGA